In Punica granatum isolate Tunisia-2019 unplaced genomic scaffold, ASM765513v2 Contig00339, whole genome shotgun sequence, the following are encoded in one genomic region:
- the LOC116190170 gene encoding maltose excess protein 1-like, chloroplastic has protein sequence MAESLLVSNSASFSYCGSGSVVKEKKRMLTASVGFGIGIISTNLPYSIRRRTTTMTMRMGMRRPTTTASSCSLDIDKFAPFGLGLAHHLPSSLTPPTSLHHRWHCQRQRGPSSSRALHSSDHLPPHSQGLPKKDLEQWDSITAKFSAAANIPFLLLQLPQIILNARNLLSGNKSALLAIPWLGMLTGLLGNLSLLSYFAKKREKEAMLVQTLGVISTFVVICQLAAAEAMPLPHFLATSAVVAIGLTLNFMNYFGILSAPIWRRWEDFITIGGLSVLPQVMWSTFVPYLPNSIFPGIAAFVVAVAAVLMERMGKLSEKGVRFVRSISGWTATLLFMWMPVSQMWTNFLHPENIKGLSASTMLLAMIGNGLMIPRALFIRDFMWFTGSAWAAFLYGYANILCLYCFNCISREFFLAATGGLLSWIGMAFWRDSVAYGHFSPLRSLKELIFGRPGLADR, from the exons atgGCGGAATCTCTACTGGTTTCCAACTCGGCGTCCTTTTCGTACTGTGGCAGCGGAAGCGTCGTTAAGGAAAAGAAGAGGATGTTGACGGCTAGTGTTGGATTTGGAATTGGAATTATATCAACAAATCTTCCATACTCAATACGGAGGAGGACGACGACGATGACGATGAGGATGGGGATGAGGAGGCCCACCACCACCGCTTCCAGTTGTTCCCTCGACATTGATAAATTTGCCCCCTTTGGCCTTGGCCTTGCCCACcatcttccttcttctttaaCTCCTCCCACCAGTCTCCATCACCGATGGCATTGCCAACGACAACGGGGTCCCTCTTCTTCTCGAGCTCTCCACTCCTCCGACCACCTCCCTCCTCATTCCCAG GGATTACCCAAGAAGGACTTGGAACAATGGGACTCTATCACGGCAAAGTTCTCTGCTGCTGCAAATATACCATTCTTGCTACTCCAGCTCCCTCAGATCATCCTCAATGCCCGAAATCTCTTGTCCGGAAATAAGTCTGCCCTCCTCGCCATCCCTTGGCTG GGTATGCTGACAGGCTTGCTCGGGAACCTGTCACTGCTATCTTACTTTGCCAAGAAGAGGGAGAAGGAGGCAATGCTGGTTCAGACACTGGGAGTCATATCCACGTTTGTCGTGATATGTCAGCTCGCAGCTGCTGAGGCCATGCCTCTTCCCCACTTCCTGGCAACTTCGGCAGTGGTGGCCATCGGTCTCACCTTGAATTTCATGAACTATTTTGGCATTCTCAGTGCCCCTATTTGGCGCCGCTGGGAAGACTTCATCACCATTGGCGGACTTTCCGTTCTTCCTCAA GTCATGTGGTCTACATTCGTGCCCTACCTTCCAAATAGTATTTTTCCCGGGATTGCAGCATTTGTCGTTGCTGTGGCAGCAGTTCTCATG GAACGAATGGGAAAACTCTCAGAAAAAGGTGTCAGATTTGTGAGATCGATATCTGGTTGGACAGCTACTCTTCTCTTCATGTGGATGCCAGTCTCCCAGATG TGGACTAATTTCCTGCATCCTGAGAACATTAAAGGCTTGTCTGCTTCCACAATGTTGCTTGCTATGATTGGCAACGGGCTCATGATCCCACGTGCACTCTTCATCCGTGATTTCATGTG GTTCACTGGTTCTGCATGGGCTGCATTCTTGTATGGATATGCAAACATTCTATGCCTGTATTG TTTCAACTGTATCAGCAGGGAATTCTTCTTAGCAGCAACAGGTGGCCTGCTTTCTTGGATAG GGATGGCTTTCTGGAGAGACAGCGTAGCTTACGGACACTTCTCTCCTCTGAGATCCTTAAAAGAACTTATTTTTGGACGACCTGGATTGGCTGATCGATAG
- the LOC116190168 gene encoding uncharacterized protein LOC116190168, whose protein sequence is MEGGPERLKFLGACGMFGESFRVISARKKLFAQITLALILPLCVFFLAHSKVTQLVLENNIKTNDHGQLINYDEKNGEYEALSHKKYGWAIILAIKFVYFTIVLILSLFATSAVIYTVACVYNSIDVPFKKVMRVVPRAWMRLIVTFLWLFLLIVVYNLIFVALFCLCFLFGHVVATVLAVILVIAYFVGIVYLTIVGELAFVVSVLEHVYGRKAMSKSKALLRGKLWSVFFFLLLLGLCFGLVQFGFEFTVAVGVVIKSVALRIVAGVIFWFVLALGTLIGLVALTVIYFVCKSYHHENLDMSIVTDHLQVYSKARMSSSSVPKFNNMFSPLYINSLVLLLMYKCPM, encoded by the coding sequence ATGGAGGGAGGACCGGAGAGGCTCAAGTTCCTCGGTGCATGCGGAATGTTCGGGGAGTCATTCCGGGTGATCTCCGCCCGGAAGAAGCTCTTCGCCCAGATCACGCTTGCCCTGATCCTCCCTCTCTGCGTCTTCTTCCTTGCCCACTCGAAGGTCACCCAGCTCGTCCTCGAGAACAACATCAAGACCAACGACCACGGTCAGCTCATCAATTATGACGAGAAAAATGGCGAGTACGAAGCCCTCTCCCACAAGAAATACGGTTGGGCGATTATCCTAGCCATAAAGTTCGTCTACTTCACCATCGTCCTCATCTTGTCCCTCTTCGCTACATCAGCTGTTATCTACACCGTCGCATGCGTCTACAACTCCATCGATGTCCCATTCAAGAAGGTCATGAGGGTTGTGCCGAGAGCTTGGATGAGGCTCATAGTCACATTCCTATGGCTCTTCCTTCTTATCGTCGTCTACAACTTAATTTTTGTAGCGCTCTTCTGCCTGTGTTTTCTATTTGGTCACGTAGTTGCAACCGTCCTTGCAGTCATCCTAGTAATTGCCTATTTTGTGGGCATCGTCTACTTAACAATTGTGGGAGAGTTGGCATTTGTAGTGTCTGTCCTCGAGCATGTCTACGGTAGGAAGGCAATGTCTAAGAGCAAGGCCCTGCTGAGGGGCAAGCTATGGagcgtcttcttcttcttactATTGCTCGGTCTGTGCTTTGGGCTGGTCCAGTTTGGGTTCGAGTTCACCGTGGCTGTCGGGGTTGTAATCAAGAGTGTGGCACTCAGGATCGTGGCAGGGGTCATCTTTTGGTTTGTGCTTGCGCTCGGGACCCTCATTGGTCTCGTCGCATTAACTGTCATTTACTTCGTCTGCAAGTCCTACCACCATGAGAACCTCGACATGTCTATCGTCACAGACCACCTCCAGGTCTACTCCAAGGCCAGGATGTCCAGCTCGAGCGTTCCCAAGTTTAACAACATGTTTTCTCCTCTCTATATAAACAGTCTTGTTTTGTTGCTTATGTATAAGTGTCCGATGTAA